The nucleotide sequence GGGCAAACCGGCAAACGAGCAGCAACAGTTGAAATATGTTTTTCTTCTTTATTTGAGAGTGGGTGCCGCCGCCTAAGTGCTTTTTGCTTTGCCTCACCGCGTATAAATATTAGTATAGATATATGTTCGCCATAACGCCTCCCcgcccctccccctccccctttGAGTCACCCTCGCTTATAAATACATCTATATTGTTTTTATGGGCAAACGCAAATGCTCTCCTAGTATCTCATTTCTAGGCGCCTCAGCTGAACTGCTGTGATTTTTCAATTTTCTCAAGGTCTTGGAAGCCAAATTGCTCACGCACACAGAGAGACAGCGTGTTTTTCTTCGATTTAAGGCCCTTTTTCtgaatatttataatttttcacATTTATTGAGCAAGtctaaaaatagaaaaaaaaattgttaatttGAAGAATGCGAATTGAGTTCAAAGATCTTGATCATAAACAAATTTgaagaaaatggaaaaaacTGGATCGCTCGAAATGGCGAATTTCTACAGTAAAATTCGGATATGTTTATACATGTTTTTGTATAAACATATCACTTGTTTTAATACTTATGGTAATACCAAAAgtatttgaaatttttattattgcaTTTATAGCCCTAATCCGAAAATAGataataataaacatttatttcacgttctgaaatatttataatataaatgtataaacattttatattaTGCAATTATTAGGTAATCTAAAAATAACCGAGAGTCAGGGAAGTTGTGTGAATTCTTTtatttaaagattttattaTTCTATAGTATAAacacaattattttttaggcATTTATTGCTCGCACCCCAAATAGTTATAAAGTGATAATCAAATGTTGAATAACGTTCATAATAAAATGGGCAAGACTCATTAAAATATGtagatttttatttcattcTCTCTTGATCTACTTTTATGTGTTTGGGACTGACTTTTTGAATTGAGAAAGTACATACTACTTGTAATAATATTCCACCTCTTCAAAAGTGTATTTAAATTACGGCCTTTTGGGCCCTGAAATACACGAAACAGACAGAGAACAGATGCAATGCAATGCTTAATTAtcgaaaaaataatattatatatggCCCAAGATGAGCGGACTGCGTGCAAAAGATTTTTAGTGATGGTATTTCCTATATACTAATGCCAACAGTCGAGAAACACTTTTAAAATGATGGCTAAAGCTTTTCCTTTTTAAATCGATAAAGGTCAGCAAGTTCTGTACATTGAGATTTTATCTCCATGGTGGATATAGGTTCGTTGAACTACGATGGGGGTTAAATAAAGGCCAACCCCCAAAAAACAAAGGCCGGATTGGGGTGCTGCAGTTCTAGAAAGCCATCTTTATAAGGGAGATAGCAAATTGGGTTTTCGAATATTGTAAGGCAGGTGTTTAAACAGGTACAGTGAGAGAAACTCTGTTGTTACTTTATTGGTTTAGTGATTATTGTATAATCTTGCGTCGATGACCCAGAACAATGCCAACACTGTACTCAAAAGTGTATTCCTTTAGTTGATATTTACTGTCTTCATTGACACTTTTTTGCCCATTTATATCACGTGCCATTAACTTTGTTTGCATCTTCTTTTGCTACAGCTTAAATGTTAAGCTGCCTCTATCTTGAAGtttaaaaaacagaaaacaaaaaaagcttCATAAATATGCTGAAGGTCGAGACTGTGTGGCATTTTTGTTGCTCTTGGAATCGGCAAGAATGATATCATAGTGTGCCCCCCACCAGATAACAAACATTTTGATTAGATAAGCGTCTGTGGCCGAGAGTCGAATAAAAAAGTTTCAGTGGTGTGTGGGGCATGTGGGCAATTATATTCTCGATTCTTAagaatttttcttttatttgctttaaattaattatcaAATAATACCCCCCTTGACGTGTTGCCCTCTCCTTATCTGACACCAAAAAGACCTTGCCCGCCAACAGAACCGAAAGTTGTCAAAAAAATGTGTTCAAAttataacaaaagaaaatcttttaaaattgCCATTGCCGTTCCGCATCAGTGGAGGTACATATAGACGGGTGTGTTGGCTTTTCTGGATCTGTAGGTTGGCGGGTTGTCCTGAAGATCGGGCCCAATTGACGCGTGAGGCCGTTTAACAGTCTGGCGGAGAAGGACTCGCATTTGCATAAATTAGTACACCGATTGTAGTTGCTGCCGTCCTTGTCTgcatgattttttttattggttTACATAAATCTGTGCTTTAATTATCTGATACACCctgtattaaatattttttcttattgTTCTTTTTTGCTTCAAGATTCTTTTATATAAGGTAATTGTTGTAGACTGGGGAACATTATAAACATTGCATTGCTATAATACAAGTCGGGTATAATTTGTATGGTAATAAAACTGGTTTGGAACATTAATAGCTTTAGTTCAGTTATAAGGCGAATACAATTATTAACAAAAGTTCCCATTTATCGAGTATTCATATCTTCAAGCACTAAATGCACTTGGAAAAACGCCAATCCCAATcttatttaaatgtttaaaagtaTTAAATCTTACCATTTCCTTTTaccatttattttgatttgtgGACATCAAAGGCAACCTGACAGAAATAATTGCTCTCGAAAccattgaaatatttaataataattccaACGTGACCGACTCGTTTCGCATACTTTCGGTCCATATTTGGGTGTCTATTAAAACAGAATCTCGAAGAGACAAGACAGATTGTTGCCCCAATAATGAGTTATAAATATGGTCATCTAAATGTGTCTGGAAACGAGCACAAGAAGAATGCAAAGCGAACTGCCCACACAAAAACACCTTAAAAATAGGACAAAAGCCTATTTGAGTGTGATGTTGTGGGTGGGTGGGTGCTTGGAATGGATGGAAGTGGGTTGTTTCGAGCTGTTGCTCCATCGACGACCCAAATATAGATTGCCTATCAATAATCAGCAAGGATACAGAGCAGTTTTCAACAAGTTGAGTGTTTCGGGTTGGCTTTCGGCCCCTTTTATGCAAAGTTATGCAAAAAAAAGTTGAGAGGTAAGAACGGAAGAGTGGGGAGGGGGCTGAGGCGAATGGTTCACCTGCCTAATAATTACAAATGCCAGACGCTGGAAAAAGCTTTCATTATGCTAGAGAAGTAGCAGCAACTACAACAAGAGCACACGCTCATAAAATATTCAAGTGCATTTGCACTTCACTTGCAAGGGTTCTATGAGGAAAAAAATACATTAGGAAAGAACAAGAGTGGAACGTGAGGTTTAAGTACCCTTTGTACCCTTAGACCACTCTATGCAAGCTACGATCCAAAGAACCTGTCCCTTAAGCAAGATCTTAGGGTGTTTGAACATCCTTTTTCAAAAGTCAAATAGTTTTGTCaagatattttataaatattttttttatttaaccaATGCTAAAAATACGTTGATTTGTTAATGGTTTTATTGCTTTGTTGTTCATGGTCTTTCAAGTCTGGTGATAAATTAATatgtactttaaaaatagtattcctaagttaatttttttaaattgggtttaattatttgtattttgaaATAGATGTGAAAATAGTACtagatttttttcaaaaaaccACATATaatatgaatttaaattgataaatatattttgatgggTTGCATTTTCTGTAAAGTAGTTCTTATACCTTAAAGAAGGGTATGGTAAAAAGAGCAGCACAGAAAGAAAAAGCTCGTCACATCCTAAGCTCAGTTTTCACTTGGCTAACGGTTCAATGAACCGTTACGTCTAGCTTAGCCAGCAAGAAGGACGCTCGCCCACCTCCTGCCCccaaccaccaccacctctTTTGCCACCCACCACCCCAAACATCACCGACTTGAAGCTTGTTTTCCCTGCTAAGTGATGTTTGACTGCTGTTTCCTTTTGTTGCCATACAATGCAAATTGCGGACGGACGCATTTTCGCTATCCTCTAACCCTGGCACTCCACTTTGCCACCCCCCTATCCCTTTTAGCCAAGGTGGCCGCGCCCCGAGCCAGCTTAAAGGTCAACCTGTGACCTTCTACtcatctatctatctatccaAGTAACTATCTCGCTGACTCGTTCTATCTGCTACAGTCAAACAACTATAACTCGAACTAAAGTTACTTCGAGTACTATGCAAATGattaatttgtatttgaatttttgtattaaatatgtGAAAATCCAGAAAAACAACTATAAAATGTTATGCTGTAAATTAAAAAGTAATACAACTGATTTAGCTCAAAAAATTCAAACCCACAAACATAACCCTTGATAAAAATTCTTTACCATTTCGTATATGTATAAAAACTGTAATACTGAAATTTAAAAGATATCTTTATGAGCTCTCAGAAACAGCAATTAACTTTGAATTTATGTTTTAAAGGTAGTTTCCGTATTTGCTTTAAGCTAGTAATTGCTTAAAACAATTTACTGTTTTCTGCCTcgtgaaaatgtaagatttaGATCActtctaaaaattttaaaaatacctCTTAAGCTTTATAAACACTGTCAAATGTTGTTATTATTTCCATGACAAGAACAtgtaatatataaatatttatttcattacCATTATAATTGGTGTTTTCAATGTTGAAGTTGGACTGTAACTTGCTGACTCGCTCTACCTGCTACTTTGTTTGTGTTCGCATGCAATTATAGCATTTCCCATCGATTAAACGCATTTTCCacccccaaccccacaccacaCATCCCCTCGCCGCGCAGTGTTGCTGCCTTCTAGTTTTGCCTTTGACttctatttttaaacattttcgcACAAAAACACAAACCACAAACCAAAACAGACTGGCGGCCAAGCGAAAAACTAAAACAAATTGTCTGCATTGCATGTACTGCAGTATTAACCAGATATAGAAATTGGAATAGATCTATATTTGTCTTATGCAAATGTAGCAAACAAAACAGACAATGTTTATGTCATTATGGGGCACAAACTGTAAATAGTAATCCGAGCAAGGCGAAACATTTGTACGAAAATGGAATGAAAATATAGACGCACGTATGGGAAAACATCGTGGGCGTATTTAGGGGTCTTAAATACTGTGCGAGAAGTTTTTATGAGGCGGCTAGAATGTTGTTGAAATTAATGGAGGAGCCATCAGGAAAATGCTTGGAATTTCTATTAAAATATAGGAAGTTTAGCCGAAAgaatgtattttttaattggaAATCCCTATTGAGATTTATGATGATCTTAAATACATAAATCACTACAGATTAGTTTGTTTATTGAACTTACAATTTGTAAACCTTAAACGTTAAAAGaaccaaatattaaattgaattATGGAAATGAAAACTAATATcattaaagatattttagtTCATTATTTATATGATGATAAGATGACTTATAGCAAAATATCAAACTTATAAAATAACAGTTAGAAATCATTCTTCCTTTCATACCAAACTCTGGGGAactaaacattttatttccGATATGAATTCTGTAAAACTAATGAAACCATTTGCTTGTACATCTCCAGACGACGTGGATCGCCTTAAGCCACAGAAGCGAGGATTATTCCAATCTCTGCTTTGCTGCTGGCGACGAAATCGAACGAAAACCAACCAGAATGGCACACAAATCGATGGTTCAACAACACCGCCACCATTACCGGACCAACAAAGGTACCTACTACCTCAGGTTAGGCTTACCGATATGCACAGAAAGTGCATGGTCATCGATTTGGACGAGACCCTAGTGCACAGTAGTTTTAAGGTGAGTACATCTAGAGGATCCTTCAATATTCCTCTTATTAATAATGTGTGTGTTGTACTTTTCAGCCCATACCGAATGCTGATTTCATAGTTCCAGTGGAGATCGATGGAACCGTACATCAGGTGTACGTTCTGAAGCGACCGCATGTGGATGAGTTTCTGCAGAAGATGGGTGAACTGTACGAGTGCGTTTTGTTTACAGCATCACTAGCCAAATATGCAGATCCCGTTGCCGATCTGTTAGACAAGTGAGTTGACCTCAAACTAAATACAGttttagtttaaaatttaataattttactTACTGAAATATTTGTTAAACTTTAATTTCAGATGGAATGTGTTTCGTGCAAGACTGTTTAGGGAATCATGCGTTTATTACAGGGGTAATTACATTAAGGATCTGAATCGTCTGGGGCGGGATCTTCAGAAGATTGTCATTGTCGACAACTCACCGGCCAGTTATATCTTTCATCCAGACAATGCAGTAAGTAAAGAAAACATTTAAAGCACAAGCcccatatttatttatttattttctttaaaaaggtTCCTGTAAAATCCTGGTTCGACGATGTGACCGACTGCGAACTGCGCGAACTGATCCCGCTCTTTGAGAAGCTTAGCAAAGTCGATTCCGTCTACTCGGTGCTCTGCAATTCGAACCAGCCGCTGAACAATCAGACCAACCAGCAGCATCCCCAGGAGCTGCAGCAGGCGCCGAACCAGCTGCATCAGCAgcaccaacagcagcagcagcaacagaccATCTCTGCCACGACAGTTATTACCCAGGCAACCACGCTGTCTGCTCCGACCATGTTgaaccagcagcaacagccaaGTCCGACCAGCCCACAAAGCGAGCTGCTGCAAAAGACGTAACATCAGTGGGAACTaatgtttataaatatatgaTAAATTGTATACATATTACAAGACCAAGCAAGCCGATAAGCAAGCAAACAAACAGCCCCTTCCCCAAGCTCTTCACTCATTAACCCAGGTCGCAAGAGAACGGGGAGACGAGATGAAACCAACTACCATTTGCTATATACTATAACCCCGCTCGACACCTAGGCTAAGCATAAGTTTTATATGATATACATAATTTTTACAGAACCCTATTTACACGGCACATTTGTTATTTATTCTTGTTTTGCTCTAccaattataaatattattatttttttctgttttttaaaCAACTGCTAATTGCTTATTGCGTTTTGCGATACCCCGTCTAAGGGGTATATTAAACCAAAACATAAGCCTCTATTTTTACCCAATAATCATAACTctgtaagcatatttaatgGTAAACCAACTGAGCAAGCAAAAGATTTAAAGgcataaaacaaaaatgataACTATACATATGAGCAGAGAGATAAAATCAAATTCAAAATAgctatatttatatatattttttattaaaaaagaaaataaaacaaaaataactAAGAGTAAAATGAGGAGAAGAGAAAACAGAAAGGAAAacttaaaacaaaatatatatataatatgtatactaaaagaaatttatatatacatacatggATATATATTTAAGGCGTGTCTACACATGTTTATAGCACTAAGGCATGTATAATATTTCgtatatttattaaagaaaTAAGTTTATACGCGGTCACCCACTCACGCTTGATCGTTGGCACTGGCAAATGTCAAAGTTGGTATATCGGGTTTATCGCGGGGAAGGCTTCATCGTATCACATTCTGGTTTCCTGAAATGTCTGTCAATCGTGAGTGGTGGGCCGCATATAAACGAGTTTAAGTTGCATTGCAAGAGGGTGAAATGGGCTAACTGTAAGCCACATTGTAAAGCATCTAGAAGTCTGCGGCGCGTCCGTAGTTAATATATAAAGAACAGCTGGGACTGCGCTTGACTGTGGCCCAAGGACCAGAATTTCCATTCGATCCCAATCTGTACTCACATTCAATCCGATCTGGTATTAAGATAATCCCACTGTCCTAGAGCAAATTCAAATTCCCGTCTTTGGGACTCTGGCAAGCGCAGTTGCAACACATTGTACTAGGCTTAAATGAAAATTATAcatctatatattttaaccaaTTTATGTTAATTTCCCCTCTTATCAAGTGCGCTTATGAAACGCATTGCAATATATATTTACGACTACTTTAACACTTCTTTGAATTGAACTTCAACTTCGGCCGCGTTCTGTATTCTGTGTTAGCATGCGAAGACGGCAATTGATTGTAAACGATGAAACACCTATAGCTTCTTTCAACTCCGACCAAATATCAATCattatatagtatatatatgaGCTCAAGCTGGCCACGCCGAAATCCCACCtgataaatatattatatagaCAAAAGACGCTATTGCTATCCAAACCACACGACACGCTCACAGACCAGTCCAGAtcttctttcaatcttttaTTCTCTATGTAATGTCTATGTCTTGTATTTCTCAACTAACTTTTGCAACAAATCTTTTATTTAGAGCATAAGCCTTTGCGTGTTTTAATTTGcttaaactaaaaataataatatagaaGGAAACAAAAATTGGCACGTTGCAAACGCGCGATATTCTCATATTTTTTGCAATCAAGCAAGTAAATTTAACATAATgctaaaataatatatgtattgtATATCATTTACACCCGCAgcaaaaactaaacaaatgATTGCATCTAACCACGGAAATAAAATGGGAAAACGTGTTTCGATTGcgtatatttaaatgttttacttttaataaaagcaaaaccatttaacttaatttatcataaaagggaagaaattctatttttaaagtgaGCCTATAAATGTAATGCATCAATGTcgacaaaaaataattaaaacaaaaattaaatttcaaaatctacaaatattatgtcatcaaacaataaaaacaaattaaaacccAATTCGGAGttcgttttatttttcttaagcCCATTTATTAACGCAAACCCATTGATTCATATATAGCTAATTTGTTTCCACCATTTTGAGACCACATATACATACATCGTTCAGCTACTGCATTACCCGGAGGTAGTAATTATCTTATCTTTATAATCCTCCCACACCCTAACAGTATTTTTATGGCCTGGTACGCTGTTCTTTAGAACCTTCAAATCTAGTACCCAGCTGCATATCAAGGAACAGTGCCAGCGTAATAAGTTTACATGTTTCCAAGGACTTTTAGTTATCCCTAAAAGGAGCTTGTTGATCCTTGCACGACGAAACACCATTACATATCGCATGTTTGGTCTATTCTTTTGTGTTGTCCTTGCGAATGGGttctgtttgtgcctaaccgaagtacgcacggggacgctttgatggcaggaccaTCGCGGCGCgacaatggtaacga is from Drosophila suzukii chromosome 3, CBGP_Dsuzu_IsoJpt1.0, whole genome shotgun sequence and encodes:
- the hzg gene encoding phosphatase Herzog; translation: MDATSIITQVSRDDEQLNVYPSYPNDKDDVDRLKPQKRGLFQSLLCCWRRNRTKTNQNGTQIDGSTTPPPLPDQQRYLLPQVRLTDMHRKCMVIDLDETLVHSSFKPIPNADFIVPVEIDGTVHQVYVLKRPHVDEFLQKMGELYECVLFTASLAKYADPVADLLDKWNVFRARLFRESCVYYRGNYIKDLNRLGRDLQKIVIVDNSPASYIFHPDNAVPVKSWFDDVTDCELRELIPLFEKLSKVDSVYSVLCNSNQPLNNQTNQQHPQELQQAPNQLHQQHQQQQQQQTISATTVITQATTLSAPTMLNQQQQPSPTSPQSELLQKT